A genomic region of Antennarius striatus isolate MH-2024 chromosome 16, ASM4005453v1, whole genome shotgun sequence contains the following coding sequences:
- the aatka gene encoding serine/threonine-protein kinase LMTK1 isoform X2: MVSDLALRNCLLTSEMSVKIGDYGLSHSNYKDDYYVTQDQIWVPLRWIAPELIDEVHGNLLVVDQTKCSNIWSLGVTVWELFELGAQPYRHYSDRQVLTYAVKEQQLKLPKPQLLFPLAERWYEVMQFCWLQPELRPSSEEVHLLVTYLCAKGSSEAEEDFEQRWNALRPNLLGSTSHTATSTALVLTPTPATDDDASVDQIQAVELASSASSSFPLLEQFSDSFHSDTGDDLLTVTETRHGLNFEYKWEQARAEQPYCSSSTSGPLGQGNPHYQDIYYSSKGSTSGSCKTDSLTSGMSPSYCQPEHTSVVPVLSAHSPSVSSEYYIRIEEPIDCNINLNDNMVDYSPGLEASSSRLSSESQIDSSIEQSTAYWATADKSTAYDSDSSPTVQLNIKAMPKQSASTSPVALGHSNHSLTSTQEDTVVCEKSSTYKTHHHFCLSEQLDTSSESRSNLVHSMQLENPRRALQAVSSPSLGFCDPYLEEGTGRRMVNENCNNMMGPLRKTLPIVNHISIDVGTDDGLLVNCPRGNDVEDDLFSEGEPTNWISNRSANNNSLSFDRRQTGDGNDSYVDFQYSDHDNTTQVWSLTKANTRTFQSSRSCGIFEAKSGDIANKANELVSHIQLYPKEMEEFSTPVGRKLNAETLRSIDSLTRVIINTRDVEGGKTEGIYEKQLLNNGQRLYSQPKLIQEKSSVKSLSSTKDPETGQTVLPVKQRGHIWERVSTGLSFGVGDKRLHYPGASVSSRTLDSGMGVSNSSIGLVELGDFSEDDDDDITDITSGIFADFNLDYAEVEEEEELSPLKNTERMPDSVDTLNLSSSLASTSDQAFSPDPFNNPVLPKSLDSGYDTENNESPEFLFKELGDSLSVERDQSIDGETELVLPLGLGQGVCTSTSHSKLQLKSLTDNPYRDSAYFSDYDPENGRSSPEDKSKFYEGSGKGNITDKKFQALLDDDSFPQQFSNEDNLQNVKHIKTCVLVNFSEAHPSSPQSIPAPGLSMLSPFPPQMGGCLTKESAPSEDDLGLETDHSGDEPSSEFISSIGSESSSTIREASGNHQEGNRRADDSSQVQALPSESTVTEATKDNKHADGSIEDEELPEFSYIKDDTEDRKESVRINEDDFEDIDAEESDSQDSLREESNGPVDLSSSSSLLELCGEKVRAPLEEAEDEDDSDDSDSDEELRTYNIQDEESEESEEDFTTVPVVVSDCSRALHLRSLLKMPNLLAQSFCDELERKKKAVSFFDDVTVFLFDQESPTGELVDYTFTSEEESSEEKAFDHHLQPEAESREGFCVSEETEKINSEADQGCDWKGDLLFEPCSSSPNAIPESQSSPTSTSNSPEATKPAAVALNRFMVSRFSITHVSDHHTGSATAQKTECPTDPTGGK; the protein is encoded by the exons ATGGTCAG TGACCTGGCCTTGAGAAACTGCCTGCTAACATCAGAAATGTCAGTTAAGATCGGAGACTATGGCCTTTCTCACAGCAATTACAAG GATGATTACTATGTAACTCAAGACCAGATTTGGGTACCACTGCGCTGGATTGCACCTGAGCTCATAGATGAGGTCCATGGAAACTTGCTAGTAGTCGATCAAACAAAATGCAGCAACATATG GTCTCTGGGGGTGACTGTGTGGGAGCTGTTTGAGCTCGGAGCCCAACCGTACAGACACTACTCTGACAGACAGGTGCTAACTTATGCtgtgaaggagcagcagctcaaaCTACCCAAACCTCAGCTCCTATTCCCCTTGGCTGAGCGATG GTATGAGGTGATGCAGTTCTGCTGGCTGCAGCCAGAACTCAGACCCAGTAGTGAAGAGGTGCACCTTCTGGTGACATACTTGTGTGCCAAAGGCTCCAGTGAGGCAGAGGAAGACTTTGAACAACGGTGGAATGCCTTGAGGCCCAACCTGCTTGGTAGTACCTCTCACACAGCGACATCCACAGCGCTGGTCCTAACCCCTACACCTGCCACAGACGATGACGCCAGTGTAGACCAAATTCAAGCAGTGGAGCTGGCCTCCTCTGCCTCGTCTTCCTTCCCTCTCCTGGAGCAATTTTCTGACAGTTTTCACTCTGACACAGGGGATGACCTACTCACTGTCACAGAGACCAGACATGGTCTCAACTTTGAGTACAAGTGGGAGCAGGCCAGAGCAGAGCAGCCCtactgctcctcctccaccagtgGGCCTTTGGGACAGGGGAACCCACACTACCAAGATATCTACTATTCAAGTAAAGGAAGCACATCAGGGAGCTGCAAGACAGACAGCCTGACCTCAGGCATGTCCCCATCTTACTGTCAGCCTGAACACACAAGTGTGGTCCCAGTGCTGAGCGCCCACAGCCCCTCAGTCAGCAGTGAGTACTACATTCGCATAGAGGAACCAATAGACTGTAACATTAATTTGAACGACAACATGGTGGACTATAGCCCCGGATTGgaggccagcagcagcagactgtCATCTGAGAGTCAGATTGATTCATCCATTGAGCAGTCCACTGCTTATTGGGCAACTGCTGACAAGTCTACAGCCTATGATTCTGACTCAAGCCCCACTGTCCAACTAAACATTAAGGCAATGCCAAAACAATCAGCCAGCACCAGTCCAGTAGCATTAGGCCATTCTAACCACAGCTTAACATCTACTCAGGAAGATACAGTAGTCTGTGAAAAGTCATCAACGTACAAGACACATCACcacttctgtctgtctgaacaaCTGGATACATCATCAGAGTCCAGATCAAATCTTGTCCATTCAATGCAATTAGAAAATCCACGGCGTGCATTACAAGCAGTGAGCAGCCCCAGCTTAGGGTTCTGTGACCCTTACCTTGAAGAGGGCACAGGTCGCAGAATGGTCAATGAAAACTGCAACAATATGATGGGTCCCCTCAGAAAGACATTACCCATTGTTAACCACATTAGCATTGATGTCGGAACAGACGATGGTTTACTGGTAAACTGTCCGAGAGGCAATGATGTTGAGGATGATCTTTTCTCTGAAGGAGAGCCCACTAACTGGATATCAAACCGTTCAGCAAACAATAACAGCCTGAGCTTTGATAGAAGGCAGACAGGAGATGGTAATGACAGCTATGTGGATTTTCAATATTCTGATCATGATAACACAACTCAAGTTTGGTCATTAACTAAGGCCAACACCAGAACCTTCCAGAGTTCCAGGTCTTGTGGCATTTTTGAGGCTAAAAGTGGAGACATTGCCAACAAGGCTAATGAATTAGTTTCACACATTCAGCTTTATCCTAAAGAAATGGAGGAATTTTCCACTCCAGTGGGAAGGAAATTAAATGCAGAAACTCTTAGAAGTATTGATTCTCTTACCAGAGTAATTATTAATACCAGAGATGTAGAGGGTGGAAAAACAGAGGGGATATATGAAAAGCAGTTGCTGAATAATGGGCAGAGATTGTATTCTCAACCTAAATTGATTCAGGAGAAAAGCTCTGTAAAATCTCTGTCCTCTACAAAGGATCCTGAGACTGGCCAAACAGTTTTGCCAGTTAAGCAGAGGGGGCACATTTGGGAGAGGGTTTCAACAGGACTCTCTTTTGGTGTTGGAGACAAGAGGCTACACTATCCAGGGGCATCAGTTAGCAGCAGAACACTGGACAGTGGGATGGGGGTCAGCAACTCCAGCATTGGCCTGGTTGAGCTCGGCGACTtcagtgaggatgatgatgacgatatCACAGATATTACATCAGGGATCTTTGCTGACTTCAATCTGGACTATGCCgaggtagaagaagaagaagaactgagCCCATTGAAGAACACAGAGAGAATGCCAGACTCTGTAGACACCCTGAACTTGTCCTCATCATTGGCAAGCACCTCGGATCAGGCCTTCAGCCCTGATCCGTTCAATAACCCCGTCCTTCCCAAATCTCTAGATAGTGGCTAtgacacagaaaataatgaatctcCAGAGTTTCTATTCAAAGAGCTTGGAGACTCCCTTAGTGTTGAGCGGGACCAGAGTATTGATGGAGAAACAGAACTAGTTCTACCATTAGGTTTAGGCCAAGGAGTCTGCACTTCCACAAGCCACTCCAAGCTACAGTTAAAAAGCCTGACTGATAACCCATACAGGGACTCCGCCTATTTTTCTGACTACGATCCTGAAAATGGGAGAAGCTCTCCAGAGGATAAAAGTAAATTCTATGAAGGTTCAGGTAAGGGTAACATCACGGATAAAAAATTTCAGGCACTCCTAGATGATGATTCCTTCCCACAGCAGTTCAGCAATGAAGACAATTTACAAAATGTGAAACACATCAAAACTTGTGTTTTGGTAAATTTCTCTGAGGCTCACCCTAGTTCACCCCAATCCATTCCTGCCCCTGGGTTGTCCATGCTGTCACCCTTTCCTCCACAAATGGGAGGCTGCCTGACCAAAGAGTCGGCCCCTTCAGAAGATGATCTTGGTTTGGAGACAGATCACTCAGGAGACGAACCTTCTTCAGAGTTTATCTCCTCCATTGGGTCTGAATCCTCCTCTACCATCCGGGAGGCATCAGGAAACCATCAGGAAGGAAATAGAAGAGCTGATGATTCCTCCCAAGTCCAGGCTTTGCCTTCCGAATCCACTGTAACTGAGGCCACAAAGGACAACAAACATGCTGACGGATCTATAGAGGATGAAGAACTCCCTGAATTTAGTTATATTAAAGACGACACAGAAGACAGAAAGGAGTCTGTCAGAATAAACGAGGATGATTTTGAAGACATAGATGCAGAAGAAAGTGACTCACAGGACAGTTTACGTGAAGAATCCAATGGTCCTGTTGACCTGTCTTCTTCCTCGTCATTGTTGGAGCTGTGCGGAGAGAAAGTGAGAGCTCCgctggaggaggcagaggatgaagatgactcAGATGACAGTGACTCTGATGAAGAGTTGAGGACCTACAACATTCAAGATGAAGAGAGTGAAGAGAGTGAGGAGGATTTCACCACAGTGCCAGTTGTTGTGAGCGACTGCAGCAGGGCGCTACATCTACGAAGCCTCCTGAAGATGCCAAACTTGCTTGCCCAATCCTTCTGTGATGAgttggagaggaagaaaaaagctGTGTCCTTTTTTGACGATGTTACAGTGTTCCTTTTTGACCAG GAGAGCCCCACAGGGGAGCTGGTTGACTACACCTTCACTAGTGAGGAGGAATCATCAGAGGAAAAAGCTTTTGACCACCACCTACAACCTGAAGCAGAATCCCGTGAAGGATTTTGTGTTtctgaagaaacagaaaagattaACTCAGAAGCAG ATCAGGGTTGTGATTGGAAAGGTGACCTCTTGTTTGAACCCTGCTCATCTTCTCCCAACGCCATCCCTGAGTCCCAGTCCTCACCCACATCCACCTCCAACAGTCCTGAGGCCACAAAACCTGCAGCTGTGGCACTCAATCGTTTCATGGTCTCACGCTTCTCGATCACACACGTCTCCGACCATCACACGGGCTCAGCAACAG CTCAGAAGACTGAGTGTCCCACAGACCCAACTGGAGGAAAATGA